One Carya illinoinensis cultivar Pawnee chromosome 5, C.illinoinensisPawnee_v1, whole genome shotgun sequence genomic window, GCTCGACCCTGAGAAAAGACTGGAATTAGTCATGACCTATTTGGAGATAGCAGAAATTAGAAAGATGCTTTAATGATTTCCTTTAGTTAATGGCCTTGAAGATAATACTTATTATGTTAAAGTGTAACAAAGAGTTTGATTACTCTATCACTATGAAGTGtgatttaaaactataaatgaAGTTGGGATATTAGTTTTATTCTAGTACAACATTTtatgaaatgacttattttgcTACAATTATTACATACTGCTAGTATTatgctaggtgcattgcatgTTAATTGTTATAAATGAAGAGTATGTAGTATTGTGTTGCATGTTCCGACCCTTCAGTCATTGTCAAATCCCAAGCGGGGTATGGGGGTGTCACACCATCTATGCTGGGCATGTGACATCCAGGATCAGTGCCAAGTTGACATCCACCTGACCCATGATTTCCTCTAATAGGTCAGAAATGGAAAAGATCAACCGAGCTGGTCCATTGCCCTACGATAAGTGGGAAGCATGCTGAGGATCACCACCGCCTAAAGGAACGAACGTCCCGCCAACAAAACTTGAATTGCTAGAAGGCTCAAGAACTGAACCAATGCCCTGACGagcttttttccctttttgccTTGGTGGGGTAGAAGAACCCTCTTCTGAACCCGAGGCAAAGAAATCTTGACCGACAATTGGAGAACAATAACATGGGCTCAGTTCGGCATGACCACAAATTGGTCGATGTTTGTATGGGTAAGAAGAGCATTTGACCATGTGGCACTCGTGCGAACATTGACCATGTGGCACTGTCATTCTGCCGTAACActacatgggctctattactcGAATTCCAAGCTAAGTGGGAAAAAAACCCTGCCTAGATAAACAATGTACCTCCATCCatctttgaatttttcttttgaaaaaataagcaTAATCCAACGGTGATGAAAAgcatcatatatttatataatgagatgaaagtttgatatatatagtattactcgaTCTCAGAATGATTTTACTATTAGTCTTGTGACAAAAAAAGTTGACGTGACAGTTGATTATCACATTAGAACCATTCATAAGAAGGCACATGCCAGCTATACATCTAACCAGCATATAAAGAATTAGGAAAATGCTAGCAGAACCGAGAGATTAGACCAAGAATTCAATTGATGCCACATGTCATGTTTTGATTCGCACATACAAGATATTTTAAAAAGCCTCCCTCTTGGTTGAAAACTTAAACTGCAGATCCCTTCTCCTTTCTTCTTACGCCTCCCTCCCTTCCACTGAAACTACAAATCGAACTTATGAAGAGCTCCACTTCCATTTTCGACAAAAATTGGGCAGCAAAGTTTCATTTCCAACGTGGGTCTATGAATATGGTATGCTTCTctactttgtttttgtttctctcTAAGTTTCACTTCTCTATTTTAGGTTTTCTTGCAAGATTGGTCTGAAgtgtggaattttttttttccaatttcgtGACCACTTGTTGTGTGTATTTGGTGTTATGACCATAGTCAATCTCACGTAGTAtgcgtaattttatttttgtgctttaaaatatatttggaCCTTTCTCAATATGTGGCCTCATTTTTTACAGGATTTGTGTGATGGtaaaaatagaatatcaaaGCTGTTTTTGATGTGGCCATAAAGGTGGTTCTCTAGCTACCGAagcagaagaataaaaataattggaCGTAAGGCCTGCTCCAATTTGAAacctggaggaagaagaaatcTATGCATCAACTGATAGAAGTAGGACCTGTCCGAAGCATCAAGTTGCATTTGTCATTTTATTGGTTGTGTGCCGATTGTATATTAATGATTCACACTATAAAACCCAACTGTTTCCTCGTGTAGACATGCTGAAGTTCATGTTTTGATTTAGTACATTTTAAGCTCTTTTATACATTTAGTTGTACAGTTTCTTCTTCTCGGCTTTTATCGTTAAAATTGCTTGGAGATTTTGATGAAGTAATATAGTACAAGATGCAACTTGCTTGTCAAAAAAGTTACCCTGCAAGTAGGTTCATGCACTGAAAAAAATCGTCTGGTACCATTGACTTAATACATTCCATCTCTTTGCTAAGTAGAATAAAAGAACCATCTTGTAAAAATACATTCCAGTGACTTAATACATTCCATCTTTTTACTAagcaaaataaaagaaccaactGTAGGCATAAATACATTTAAGTGACTTAATACATTCCATCTCTTTGCTAAGCAGAATAAAAGAACCAACAGTAGGCATAAATACATTCCCGTGTTCAACAAGCACTTTTAACAAAAATAGTGTTTAGTTCTTTTTGCTCTTTAATAGAAATCATGTACAAATActttaaacaaaacacaatcagTTCTACCTCAATTTCAACTACTAAAACACAATCAGTTGTGCCTATCATCAGTTTCAACTGctaaaacttccacacaaaagGGTGTTGATCATCATAGATGCCACCATCTATAAGGGTGTAGATCATCATCTTGGTCTAAGAGATGCATTGAGAAGGTTGTGCCTGAAGGGATAAAACATAGTAAGAACCAAaatatcaattaaaaccataaaaaaccACCACTATTTGACTAAAAATGTTATATGAAATCATAACAAAGCAAGCCACCACATTACCTGCAGTGAAGGAGCAGTCAATCCTATACCCATATTACTTGGTTATTTGTCCATACTTGACCGTGTCTATACTGTAGGCATAAATAAATGTAGTAAGAACCAACTTGACTTTCGTCAATggtaaataaaaaaggaaaaaaaaaaaaaaaacctagaaaGAACCAAAATGTTTTACATACTTACTAAAAAAAACCAAGTTGAGTGAAATCATAACAAGGCTATTTGCTACATTACTTGCAACGGAGTAGCAGTCGAAGGAGTAGAAAAATAATCAGAGAATAAATGAAGATGAATGAGATTTTCACCAGTATAAACAAAGACATTTGGCTTACGTTATTGGTATTAgagattttattctaaatttctTTGACTAGATGACTAAAGTTTGATAATTAGAGAAGGTTTATCTTGAGCGGCTAGTAGTATTCTTTTgcattgaaatttatttatttgttatgtttTCTCTCGacaaatttgagaatttgagaaatatGGATGTAACGAGCTTCGGTCGTAAATGCAAACCTTGAAAAAGCCATCCTTTTGTTCATTAACATTTTTTACGTTCATTATCACAAATAGGTGGAGTGCAATAGGATAACCTTAACATTCAGAAGAGTAGCcactaaaatatttcattattttaacaTCAAACACAGATCACAACAATAGCTAGCAATAATTGGtctaaaatgtaaataaaaaatggaggAAAACAAAATTTACCGCTTGGATTTTGTGGGAGTGAGATAGGCGGGAGGGGAGAAGGTTGGAAATGAAGATCTTTGCGGGAAAAAGATCTCTATTGCACGGATGGAAGGATGGCATCGGACTCATTGATATCGTAAAAGATGCAAGGAGGGATGAGGGAAAGATGGAAGCCCACTCTTTCTATGAAGCTCACTGATACCATGTAAGATggatggagggagggagggagggatgaGGGAAAGATGGTATTGCGGGATGACGATAGGAGTTTGGAACCtttttttttgtattgtttTGGAGGGAGTCTGGGACCTTGGAATAACCAGAATATCTTTTCCCTCtcagtttatttgtttttcactccatcttctattattttaataggtcATGTGCTTCAatccaatgttttgaataccgtactggatggcgtaccggtcaaggcattgaaacgaaatatttcgataccggtacCGCTTcagaatagtcgatatataaataaattatatgtataaatatatataaataaattatattctaaaataatagtttatatatgaataatttatacataaatatatatatatatatatatatataaattataaatagtctggtataAATTGagggtcaaaaaataaacttatagtttgaaaaaatgaaaaataaaaaataaaaaaaaagaaggccgaaataccggccATAGGCCGGTACAAGCCAAAATATCGGCCAGTAATGCCGGTATTCAGACCGGTACGAAACAGGTATAATACCTGTACCAGACCAGTGACCAGTATGGAATATTCCAACCGTACCAGCCGGTACAGTATTTAAAACCATGAGAATTATCGGTCGAAAGAGTGGGCTTCGTAGCATTACCCAAAgaattaatgtttatttttaagcTTTTTGTGTacttattttgttagtttttcAAAGAACGGTACTACACCCACCAAGTGTGTAGTCCGAGAATACATCTCAACAAGACCATTTAgcctttttttattcattttttatacccttgcacatttaaaaaaaatcacaaagaaaaaaaaaaattgtcaggACCAATATCAAAACAAGTAGCATTATCCTTTTTCAAATGGGTCTGTTTTGCTTAGAAATTAACTTGGTTTTAATAAACTCATTGGGACCAATAAAATCCTTAGTCATCCAAATTAATTTTCTGGGCTCATGGTTTATCCACTATAGTCCAGCAACTTCAATTGggtttcaaataaaatattggatATTTGATACCATTGAAAagcattaaattaaaaacttggGTCTATAGGCCCAATAAGAGTTATTTTCCCCCACCTCAATAAATCCATAACACATTCCTTATCCAATGTGATCCGTTAAACCGAACTTTGGTCTTCATATCAAATTTATGGACCCCAAGCCCTAAAACATGTAAACCTCCATAATATCTTAATTAAAAGCCTAATAATAACTTCACTCTAATTTCTAACTTAAAAACTCCACAAAATAGTAACCTTCAATAATAGCAAAGTAAACTATTTACAaagtttgggggtgtcacatcaCTAGTGAGAAACCTTAGAATTATATGCCAGTACAAATATCAATAATCAGTATCATCAATAATCAGTATCAATTTTCCTGGTTATTGGTTTTTTGTCCCACAATTATTAGACAATGGAGCAGAGCATGGGGGCAAAATGAAATAAAgggaaaaaagtaaaataaattataataatcagaAAGAAAAAGACTTAAATAATCAATGCAAAGTAATCTGCTGCGGAATCAGTCATGACTTGCAGAACTGACCTAGATTGCCAGGGTACCAGTACCTCCATTCCAGGCCTTTTGGGTTAGCTCCAATGTGTACTTGGATATGCAATGATTGGACCTTACACGTAACAGATACCTGGGACTTAGGTCTAGGGTTTGAGCATCGATCGCAAGGAATTCAGGCATAAGTGAAAACAACTACAGTGCTCCCGAATAAATGCAGAAAATTGGAACATTTCAGgggaataaaatttaaaaaagaaaaaaaaaaagaaaaaaagaaaagcctaCAATTAAAGCTTTCTTTAGATGTTGACATTTACAGCGGAATGTTTCTTTCACCATGAACATTCATACTCTTAGAACCGCACCTAGTTGAAAGATTTACAAACCATCCTGTGACTGTAGAGCGAAAATTCCCTTCCTCTTTAGGATTGCATATCTGGGAAATCAGATATGAAAAACTGAATGGCACCATCCCAGCATGGCAAGCTTTCAGTATGCACGCCCCCTCAAAATTTAAGGACCATCCTCTTGTGCTGAAGAAAGCAGGTGTAGCAGTCATTTTCGGTTTATAGGGGACCAGAAATGGACATGTACGTGCGTAGTGCATGGAAACAAACTTGAATGCGGGCGTGCCTCCGTGTGTGTCacgcaggagagagagagagagagagacttactGCTTAAAATAAAGCCCTGAAGCAGGCTTTGGGCTCTCTCCGCCTGCTCTGGAGTGCCTGATATTTGAATGATCTTCTGAGTCAACTCAGGTCTATCTTCTATCAGGGTTACATTGGCTCCCGACAGCTGTCAACATCAGAACAAGGGTCAAAAGGCATTCTGTTTGATCATAAATTCAGAAAAGTCATGCGTTTGTAGGGTTAAATGAGTAAAAGAGCCAATCAGACTTGCCTCACTTATCTGAGCAAGCTTGTTCTTTGATTTCATTACGAGCTTGGGAACTGCATGGTCTGGTATGACAACTTCAAGTGTACTCCTAGTGACAAGTGGTACAGTGATTCTGACAGAAAATGAAAACAGGATTAACAAGGACGTATATTACTAGCGGGCCCAAACGCAAAACAAGAAAGTGGGACATAGATTCATGAGTgtataaaatatgattttggaGCAAAAATTCCTACCTATTCAAACCAATTGGAACATCTTCCCGGTGGTGAATTTCATTCTGCTTTGGTATTTCACTGCCAGGCCCTCCAACGTCCTAGAAAAGAAGGGTTAATGAATTAGAATGCCAAGTCATGAGCTCAATGGCAAAATCTGCTACCACCCACCAGTTCAAAATCATAACAGAGAAATTTTTTCGGTTAGCAGTAATAACAAACTTCGCATAACAAGTATTTTTAGCCAAAAACGATTTCCATAAGAGTAATGATACACATACAATCTTCTTTACAGCTCTATTTTAAATGGGAGGCTatgatataaaatttgaaattcaagtaAAAAAACTTTggtatttttaatgaagtgacATTATCACATTGTTTAGTTGTAAACTGGgctgtaaaatatttttataagtacttTTTATGTCGAGGAATCTCAGAGACCGTGCGAATGCAACAAGTCTTTTGCTCGATTAACTGGACCCGTGTAACGTGTCTCCATCACACAATACACGGGTCTCCATCACACAAATTAAGCAAATCATCAACTATTCACTAATGGGACGTGGCccttagaaattgtttgcaacTAAAagtttgaaccttagacctagagaGAGCAAACCAGTAAGACCAAGACcgttaccacttgagccaacccttaGGGCATGAATagttgtataaatatattaattattttcataattaaaacCAAGGATAGGTTTAACTGGCTGAAAATCCCATTTAACCAGAGGGCCTAttaaggaaagaagacaatcaAGCAACTGCACAAATAGTAGCCATTGACaaagaaaaagatgtgaaagagAAGCTAATAAAggcagagagaaagagagacagagagagagcaTTTTTCAGTATATCAAGGAAGAATGTTACCCTTGATGGCTGAGTTATTGCCACATTTTGCACATTCTGATATGTTGCACTGGGAGCATCAACTCCGGTGTGACCATCCCGAACAGTAATTATGCTATTGGGAGAAGACGCTTCCTGTCCCAGACCGCTACCCACAGGGCCTGGTGCAGAGACAGAAGGGGGTGTCATGTCCTTTTGAAAGAATTCCCTATATAAGTGACTCCGTAGTCTTGATGTCACCTCGACAAGAGCATCTCGAGCCGCTTTTATCTCCCCAACAATCTGCAGATTTCATGGAACTAATCAGGCAGGCCCAAAGTAGAACTGATCCTGCCAACCATGCCTTTTGTTGACCTTGCCTCTGTTATGTTATATTGGAAAAGTAGATACCataatctttttgtttttataagtaatccgaatatttttttttttttgataaataaagtaatccgaatattaaaaatgaaaatacacaTCCCCATGCACAAGAAGAAGCAAATCCCAAAAACAAGTCATTCTAAAATTAATAGCATATAACAAGATGAAAACCAATTTTTTCTGCACTAAAAGTTTACTTGTAACAGTCCATAATCATACGTGTAAAGATATACAAACCCACAAACAAGGGAGCCACCACGCCCATATGCTTTATGGGGATGCTATGAGAATTGAGAACTCATCTTCATGTAGAACCAGGGCAGCTAACAAATCCAAAAACCTAGCAAGGCATAATGACAAACCTGTATAAGTTCATCTGTCCCTGACACACACACAGGGATTTCTTCTCTTGGCAAAACTTGTATATTTGCACCAGTTAATCTCCTCATCTCCAACAGCGATCCGTCTCTTCCATCTAAACATCCAATATCACAAGATGGAACAAGTAATCTAGTCGTTATAATATTGTCTTTATCTGGAACAAGATCAACAATGCGGTTTTGGATATGCAACAAAGCTTCCTGAGCTGGAAACAGCTCATCATCAGGACCCTAAGCACGGAAATAAAGCAAAGATTGGCGATAACCCACTAAAAGTAAGAATATCATTTTCGAAATATAATCAACAGTAACAAATATGTATGTTTTACTTTCTAGATGTAACAAGATGTCCAGCatcatttttctgtttttataagtaacaaCATGTCCAACATCATTTCCAAAAGCTTATCATAGAACTCATCAGTGAATGGGCACATGTTTATAGGCCTGCACCAGTCAATATTATTTATTCACAGCATCTTAAAGATAGAGAAATGGCAGGTACCTCCTCTGAAGAAATAATTATAATCTGCTCATTTGAACCAGGTACAGATTCAGTAACCTTAACATCAACGCCAATTTCATTTCGAAGCAATTCTAAGATTCCATCTGCTTCTCCAACGACAAAATCCACCTTCTCACTTGGGCAAAGCATTCGAAACACGAGGTCCTCACCATATGAGGCCATGGAGCCAGTCCCTTCAATTGTAAAACCAGATGGCCGTGAGGCATAGTTGTTGCCTCTGATATTGTGGGCAGATAATCTTGGTCCAAAGGCAGCACCATCTATGGATGATCTGCGTGCTGCACTGTTTATGTGAGGGATATAATCATCATCTGGAGCAAAAAACCGTTCTGGGGAGTGTATTCGTCCCTGGAAATGACTGCGGTCTCGATGCTGACTCTCCCTCAAGCGtgttgaaatattatttatagcatTCTTTACACAATTCGCTTCACCTACAACCTGGAGAGGAAATAATCACCTCATATTCAACTtcatagtatatattataaagGAGAAAAGGAGGAAAATACTCTATTATATGTTCA contains:
- the LOC122309940 gene encoding RNA-binding KH domain-containing protein RCF3, producing MDRSRSKRNYYYDHQDYDSETVGRTRPRYNNHYPATPPPPPAHHRHRGGSGRASKPQPDPSMTVTTTYRILCLDMKAGGVIGKSGSIIKSIRQHTGAWINVHELIAGDEERIIEISDTRRRDPEGRMPSFSPAQEALLLIHDRILESSDEFGSSGGDDGYGMVGVGGKKVATRLVVSRMHVGCLLGKGGKIIEQMRIETKTQIRILPRDHNLPRCVSMSEEIVQVVGEANCVKNAINNISTRLRESQHRDRSHFQGRIHSPERFFAPDDDYIPHINSAARRSSIDGAAFGPRLSAHNIRGNNYASRPSGFTIEGTGSMASYGEDLVFRMLCPSEKVDFVVGEADGILELLRNEIGVDVKVTESVPGSNEQIIIISSEEGPDDELFPAQEALLHIQNRIVDLVPDKDNIITTRLLVPSCDIGCLDGRDGSLLEMRRLTGANIQVLPREEIPVCVSGTDELIQIVGEIKAARDALVEVTSRLRSHLYREFFQKDMTPPSVSAPGPVGSGLGQEASSPNSIITVRDGHTGVDAPSATYQNVQNVAITQPSRDVGGPGSEIPKQNEIHHREDVPIGLNRITVPLVTRSTLEVVIPDHAVPKLVMKSKNKLAQISELSGANVTLIEDRPELTQKIIQISGTPEQAERAQSLLQGFILSTQEDGP